Proteins co-encoded in one Medicago truncatula cultivar Jemalong A17 chromosome 8, MtrunA17r5.0-ANR, whole genome shotgun sequence genomic window:
- the LOC11446344 gene encoding uncharacterized protein isoform X2, which produces MKFLLLWDHLALNIDLYVQSKGLQDEAPKSKVLSKAQAGDDDFQSLNQKSESVKSRSRRNKDWNGLVGRDAEAPPLLSFVVDNMHLDKKDQSKVNGGPKAPSLAPPVQRKKGCAVEQQKVRKRGCAVEQQKTMKRGCAVEQQKTKRDSVSQVTIDAPRRLLQFAVRDAVASSNLGTTVEPSLKRLRAAVSSSYVESSMVEHPHRMQTISNLVKFKSSGSAFDPIDCDIYPSYGNVQLEDNQYQEESPYGNVQLEDNQYQEESPFLYHEKNDYDDQYAANMTMLDYETGFQFEDNQYQEESPFLYHEKNDYGDQYAANMTTLDHETGFQFEDNQYQEESSFLYHEKTDYGDQYPANMTTLDHETGFQFEDNQYEEESPFLYHEKNDFGDQYAANMTGVPSDSSSDNEGFDDVNFMGNRVGRVSQFSSSGGKRGEYSLMGNYSAAKNDDSILLKKNRNQDQSAAAPNSSKIVNISVNVNAWNPPVPKQYAKPRKVADLSGHKTLNSGTRAPKSGLSMVNENAKTVKIDSGKAKPTLDLLKVTQKAQPSTPGTGSSAASCPLDDADSRTIFASNVHFAATKDAICRHFNKFGEVLKAVIVTDSITGKPKGAAYVEFMYKEAADNALSLDGTSFMSRILKVVRKSTAQQEDYAPAVPWPSGVRGSPYPSARFLKAPIPAGTAGAFRPRPPVKFGARSLQWKRDAQGTSSDNSATLNNSSISTPVSRGLTYVRPESKLDGSLGTTQV; this is translated from the exons ATGAAATTCTTGTT GCTGTGGGATCATTTGGCTTTGAATATAGATTTATATGTACAATCTAAGGGATTGCAAGATGAAGCTCCCAAAAGCAAGGTTCTATCAAAGGCCCAAGCTGGCGATGATGATTTTCAGAGTTTGAATCAAAAGTCAGAAAGTGTAAAGTCTAGAAGTCGCCGTAACAAAGATTGGAACGGTTTAGTGGGCAGAGATGCTGAAGCACCACCCCTGCTGAGCTTTGTGGTTGACAACATGCATTTGGACAAAAAAGACCAATCTAAAGTTAACGGTGGTCCAAAGGCACCATCTCTTGCACCACCTGTTCAGAGGAAAAAGGGTTGTGCTGTTGAACAACAGAAGGTTCGGAAGAGGGGTTGTGCTGTTGAACAACAGAAGACTATGAAGAGGGGTTGTGCTGTTGAACAACAGAAGACCAAG AGGGATTCGGTTTCACAAGTAACTATTGATGCTCCTCGACGACTGCTTCAGTTTGCTGTGCGAGATGCAGTGGCTTCTTCTAATTTGGGCACAACAGTGGAACCCTCTTTAAAGCGTCTCCGTGCTGCAGTTTCTTCATCCTACGTTGAGTCATCGATGGTTGAACATCCTCATAGGATGCAGACCATTTCCAACTTGGTAAAGTTTAAGTCCTCAGGAAGTGCATTTGATCCGATTGATTGTGATATTTATCCTTCATATGGTAACGTGCAACTTGAAGATAATCAATATCAGGAGGAAAGCCCATATGGTAACGTGCAACTTGAAGATAATCAATATCAGGAGGAAAGCCCATTTTTGTATCACGAAAAAAATGACTATGATGATCAGTATGCTGCAAATATGACGATGTTGGATTATGAAACTGGTTTTCAATTTGAAGATAATCAATATCAGGAGGAAAGCCCATTTTTATATCATGAAAAAAATGACTATGGTGATCAGTACGCTGCAAATATGACGACGTTGGATCATGAAACTGGTTTTCAATTTGAAGATAACCAATATCAGGAGGAAAGCTCATTTTTGTATCATGAAAAAACTGACTATGGTGATCAGTATCCTGCAAATATGACGACGTTGGATCATGAAACTGGTTTTCAATTTGAAGATAACCAATACGAGGAGGAAAGCCCATTTTTGTATCATGAAAAAAATGACTTTGGTGATCAGTATGCTGCAAATATGACTGGTGTTCCTTCTGATTCTTCTTCAGACAATGAAGGGTTTGATGATGTTAATTTCATGGGCAATAGGGTGGGTAGAGTTTCTCAGTTTAGTTCTTCTGGTGGAAAGAGGGGTGAGTATTCACTGATGGGGAACTATAGTGCAGCCAAAAATGATGATAGTATTCTActaaaaaagaatagaaaccaGGACCAATCTGCTGCTGCACCTAACAGTTccaagatagtgaatatttcTGTCAATGTAAATGCTTGGAATCCACCAGTCCCAAAACAATACGCAAAACCAAGAAAGGTTGCAGACTTATCTGGTCACAAAACTTTAAACAGTGGAACTAGAGCTCCAAAATCTGGCCTGAGTATGGTGAATGAGAATGCCAAAACTGTGAAAATTGACAGTGGAAAA GCGAAACCTACTTTGGATTTGCTGAAAGTGACTCAGAAGGCACAACCATCAACTCCCGGTACCG GTTCAAGTGCTGCTAGTTGTCCGTTAGATGATGCTGACTCTCGAACCATTTTTGCTAGCAAT GTTCATTTTGCTGCTACCAAAGATGCCATATGTCGgcattttaataaatttgggGAAGTGCTAAAAGCTGTTATAGTTACTGATTCAATAACAGGGAAACCAAAAGG GGCAGCTTATGTGGAGTTCATGTATAAAGAAGCAGCAGATAATGCATTATCACTGGATGGAACTTCCTTCATGTCACGTATTTTGAAG GTTGTGAGGAAAAGTACTGCACAACAAGAAGACTATGCTCCAGCCGTGCCATGGCCAAGTGGAGTTAGGGGATCTCCTTATCCTTCTGCAAGATTTCTCAAAGCTCCCATTCCAGCAGGTACTGCTGGGGCATTTAGACCTAGGCCCCCAGTTAAATTTGGTGCCAGGAGCTTGCAATGGAAGCGGGATGCCCAAGGTACTTCATCTGACAACAGTGCGACTTTGAATAACAGCAGTATTTCTACACCTGTTTCTAGAGGTCTCACCTATGTCAGACCAGAATCTAAGCTAGATGGCAGCTTGGGTACCACGCAAgtttaa
- the LOC11443962 gene encoding zinc finger A20 and AN1 domain-containing stress-associated protein 5 — translation MAHKITKKEETEFQVPETITPPCINPTQTTTTPTTTTTTTLTEPSRFFEDKSSKARSATSSFSQKRSHPSNDDSNVQPQTTSSEAKRAVNRCSGCRKRVGLTGFRCRCGDLFCSEHRYSDRHDCSYDYKAAGRESIARENPVVKAAKIVKL, via the coding sequence atggctcacaaaataaccaaaaaagaagaaacagaATTCCAAGTTCCTGAAACAATAACACCACCATGCATCAACccaacacaaacaacaacaacaccaacaacaaccacaacaacaacGTTAACAGAACCATCTAGATTCTTTGAAGACAAATCATCTAAAGCCAGATCTGCCACGTCATCATTTTCACAAAAGAGATCTCACCCAAGCAACGATGATTCAaatgttcaacctcaaacaacgTCGTCAGAAGCAAAACGCGCCGTGAATCGTTGCTCCGGTTGTCGGAAGAGAGTCGGTCTTACCGGATTCCGTTGCCGATGCGGTGATCTTTTCTGCTCCGAGCATCGTTACTCCGATCGTCATGATTGTTCGTATGATTATAAAGCTGCTGGAAGAGAATCTATTGCTAGAGAAAATCCTGTTGTTAAAGCTGCGAAGATCGTTAAGCTCTGA
- the LOC11446333 gene encoding uncharacterized protein: MAAIISRRLRLTSSILKPSHFQSPSSSTNPQFPIFEPLSHNPSSSFSTFPHFFSQSTKPTLSSHKVSNFSNPFAQFTKPRFFSTNDPSSPSSSSDSEKEKEKDSSPYPSENPNFKHQEIEGPTVERDLSPLANETREVLERMMKNIYGLSRVVALMGLVQLGVGGWITYVTRSSPITEVSVQSFLAFAFPFCLAFMLRQSLKPMHFFKKMEEQGRLQILTLTLQVAKQLNVLFVRVRGVSFLCMIGLSAGLVFAVVSR, from the coding sequence ATGGCCGCCATCATTTCCCGTAGGTTAAGGTTAACCTCTTCAATCCTAAAACCCTCTCATTTTCAATCTCCATCATCTTCAACCAACCCTCAATTTCCAATCTTTGAACCCTTATCCCACAAcccatcttcttccttttctaCCTTTCCACACTTTTTTTCTCAATCAACAAAACCCACTTTATCATCACACAAAGTTTCAAATTTTAGCAACCCTTTTGCTCAATTCACAAAACCCAGGTTTTTCTCAACCAATGatccatcatcaccatcatcatcatctgattctgagaaagagaaagagaaagactCAAGCCCATACCCAAGTGAAAATCCAAATTTCAAGCACCAAGAAATTGAAGGACCAACAGTGGAAAGAGATTTATCACCACTAGCAAATGAAACACGTGAGGTTCTAGAAAGAATGATGAAGAACATATATGGATTAAGCAGGGTTGTAGCGTTAATGGGTCTAGTTCAGCTTGGTGTTGGAGGATGGATCACATATGTAACAAGATCTTCACCTATTACTGAGGTTTCTGTGCAAAGCTTTTTGGCTTTTGCGTTTCCTTTTTGTTTGGCTTTTATGTTGCGTCAATCTTTGAAGCCAATGCATTTCTTTAAGAAGATGGAGGAACAAGGGAGGTTGCAGATTTTGACATTGACGCTTCAGGTTGCGAAGCAGTTGAATGTTTTGTTTGTTAGGGTTCGTGGGGTTTCGTTTCTTTGTATGATTGGTTTGTCTGCTGGTTTGGTTTTTGCTGTGGTTTCtagatga
- the LOC11446343 gene encoding putative F-box protein At3g16210, whose amino-acid sequence MILYCILSKLPVKSVKRFTCVRKPWSLLFGNPTFLTMFRNNLVSKSHSLYDDDDDDDVCLIFNMFLVSSMLYMLSGERFENKVRLDPPPPYDHLPSDNFLLHILGSAINGIICFYNCLDHRNVVLWNPATKEIKVVSPSLNECLSNVTNAFSLHAFGYDHVRDDFNVI is encoded by the coding sequence ATGATATTGTACTGTATTCTCTCTAAACTTCCTGTCAAATCTGTTAAGCGGTTTACATGCGTTCGTAAACCATGGTCACTTTTGTTTGGCAATCCTACTTTCCTAACCATGTTCCGCAACAATTTGGTTTCCAAATCCCATTCATTGTATGATGACGACGACGACGATGATGTGTGTCTCATcttcaatatgtttttggtttcgAGTATGTTGTATATGCTTTCAGGTGAGAGGTTTGAGAATAAGGTTAGATTAGATCCACCACCGCCATATGATCATCTACCAAGTgacaattttcttcttcatattttagGTTCTGCTATTAATGGCATTATTTGTTTCTATAATTGTCTCGATCATAGAAATGTAGTATTATGGAACCCGGCTACTAAGGAAATTAAGGTCGTTTCTCCTAGCCTTAACGAGTGTCTATCTAATGTCACTAATGCATTTAGTCTTCATGCATTTGGTTATGATCATGTTAGAGATGATTTCAATGTCATTTGA
- the LOC11446344 gene encoding uncharacterized protein isoform X1, translating to MGNIDRSDNRSFQTNFTDEGIAVLTETLNEKLKELMGDTDEILVNYVIVLLKNGKAKNQAKNDLNLFLGDDSDSFVSWLWDHLALNIDLYVQSKGLQDEAPKSKVLSKAQAGDDDFQSLNQKSESVKSRSRRNKDWNGLVGRDAEAPPLLSFVVDNMHLDKKDQSKVNGGPKAPSLAPPVQRKKGCAVEQQKVRKRGCAVEQQKTMKRGCAVEQQKTKRDSVSQVTIDAPRRLLQFAVRDAVASSNLGTTVEPSLKRLRAAVSSSYVESSMVEHPHRMQTISNLVKFKSSGSAFDPIDCDIYPSYGNVQLEDNQYQEESPYGNVQLEDNQYQEESPFLYHEKNDYDDQYAANMTMLDYETGFQFEDNQYQEESPFLYHEKNDYGDQYAANMTTLDHETGFQFEDNQYQEESSFLYHEKTDYGDQYPANMTTLDHETGFQFEDNQYEEESPFLYHEKNDFGDQYAANMTGVPSDSSSDNEGFDDVNFMGNRVGRVSQFSSSGGKRGEYSLMGNYSAAKNDDSILLKKNRNQDQSAAAPNSSKIVNISVNVNAWNPPVPKQYAKPRKVADLSGHKTLNSGTRAPKSGLSMVNENAKTVKIDSGKAKPTLDLLKVTQKAQPSTPGTGSSAASCPLDDADSRTIFASNVHFAATKDAICRHFNKFGEVLKAVIVTDSITGKPKGAAYVEFMYKEAADNALSLDGTSFMSRILKVVRKSTAQQEDYAPAVPWPSGVRGSPYPSARFLKAPIPAGTAGAFRPRPPVKFGARSLQWKRDAQGTSSDNSATLNNSSISTPVSRGLTYVRPESKLDGSLGTTQV from the exons ATGGGTAACATTGATCGTTCCGATAACCGGTCTTTTCAGACGAATTTCACCGACGAGGGAATAGCGGTGTTAACGGAAACATTGAATGAGAAACTCAAGGAGTTAATGGGGGATACTGATGAAATTCTTGTT AATTATGTTATTGTATTACTGAAGAATGGTAAAGCTAAAAATCAAGCGAAGAATGATTTGAATCTTTTTTTGGGGGATGACAGTGATTCTTTTGTATCCTG GCTGTGGGATCATTTGGCTTTGAATATAGATTTATATGTACAATCTAAGGGATTGCAAGATGAAGCTCCCAAAAGCAAGGTTCTATCAAAGGCCCAAGCTGGCGATGATGATTTTCAGAGTTTGAATCAAAAGTCAGAAAGTGTAAAGTCTAGAAGTCGCCGTAACAAAGATTGGAACGGTTTAGTGGGCAGAGATGCTGAAGCACCACCCCTGCTGAGCTTTGTGGTTGACAACATGCATTTGGACAAAAAAGACCAATCTAAAGTTAACGGTGGTCCAAAGGCACCATCTCTTGCACCACCTGTTCAGAGGAAAAAGGGTTGTGCTGTTGAACAACAGAAGGTTCGGAAGAGGGGTTGTGCTGTTGAACAACAGAAGACTATGAAGAGGGGTTGTGCTGTTGAACAACAGAAGACCAAG AGGGATTCGGTTTCACAAGTAACTATTGATGCTCCTCGACGACTGCTTCAGTTTGCTGTGCGAGATGCAGTGGCTTCTTCTAATTTGGGCACAACAGTGGAACCCTCTTTAAAGCGTCTCCGTGCTGCAGTTTCTTCATCCTACGTTGAGTCATCGATGGTTGAACATCCTCATAGGATGCAGACCATTTCCAACTTGGTAAAGTTTAAGTCCTCAGGAAGTGCATTTGATCCGATTGATTGTGATATTTATCCTTCATATGGTAACGTGCAACTTGAAGATAATCAATATCAGGAGGAAAGCCCATATGGTAACGTGCAACTTGAAGATAATCAATATCAGGAGGAAAGCCCATTTTTGTATCACGAAAAAAATGACTATGATGATCAGTATGCTGCAAATATGACGATGTTGGATTATGAAACTGGTTTTCAATTTGAAGATAATCAATATCAGGAGGAAAGCCCATTTTTATATCATGAAAAAAATGACTATGGTGATCAGTACGCTGCAAATATGACGACGTTGGATCATGAAACTGGTTTTCAATTTGAAGATAACCAATATCAGGAGGAAAGCTCATTTTTGTATCATGAAAAAACTGACTATGGTGATCAGTATCCTGCAAATATGACGACGTTGGATCATGAAACTGGTTTTCAATTTGAAGATAACCAATACGAGGAGGAAAGCCCATTTTTGTATCATGAAAAAAATGACTTTGGTGATCAGTATGCTGCAAATATGACTGGTGTTCCTTCTGATTCTTCTTCAGACAATGAAGGGTTTGATGATGTTAATTTCATGGGCAATAGGGTGGGTAGAGTTTCTCAGTTTAGTTCTTCTGGTGGAAAGAGGGGTGAGTATTCACTGATGGGGAACTATAGTGCAGCCAAAAATGATGATAGTATTCTActaaaaaagaatagaaaccaGGACCAATCTGCTGCTGCACCTAACAGTTccaagatagtgaatatttcTGTCAATGTAAATGCTTGGAATCCACCAGTCCCAAAACAATACGCAAAACCAAGAAAGGTTGCAGACTTATCTGGTCACAAAACTTTAAACAGTGGAACTAGAGCTCCAAAATCTGGCCTGAGTATGGTGAATGAGAATGCCAAAACTGTGAAAATTGACAGTGGAAAA GCGAAACCTACTTTGGATTTGCTGAAAGTGACTCAGAAGGCACAACCATCAACTCCCGGTACCG GTTCAAGTGCTGCTAGTTGTCCGTTAGATGATGCTGACTCTCGAACCATTTTTGCTAGCAAT GTTCATTTTGCTGCTACCAAAGATGCCATATGTCGgcattttaataaatttgggGAAGTGCTAAAAGCTGTTATAGTTACTGATTCAATAACAGGGAAACCAAAAGG GGCAGCTTATGTGGAGTTCATGTATAAAGAAGCAGCAGATAATGCATTATCACTGGATGGAACTTCCTTCATGTCACGTATTTTGAAG GTTGTGAGGAAAAGTACTGCACAACAAGAAGACTATGCTCCAGCCGTGCCATGGCCAAGTGGAGTTAGGGGATCTCCTTATCCTTCTGCAAGATTTCTCAAAGCTCCCATTCCAGCAGGTACTGCTGGGGCATTTAGACCTAGGCCCCCAGTTAAATTTGGTGCCAGGAGCTTGCAATGGAAGCGGGATGCCCAAGGTACTTCATCTGACAACAGTGCGACTTTGAATAACAGCAGTATTTCTACACCTGTTTCTAGAGGTCTCACCTATGTCAGACCAGAATCTAAGCTAGATGGCAGCTTGGGTACCACGCAAgtttaa